The DNA window ttttaagtttttttaattttttttttcgaatattatatgtaataatttataatttaaaatattctttaattatatttgtgACTTGTCacaaatatcatatatatatatatatataattatttaaaatatgttattttttaaaatatattttatttcgaACAAGCCCAGATCCTGAGCATTCTAGCAAACAGCTTTTGAGGAGGTCGTGCTTAGAGGTTGTTGAAAATTCTTGTTATTAAATGCACCCCTAATTCTACTGTAGTTGGAGAGGGCACCGTCCAATATGATACTTAAGCCCATGCTAAAAGTCTATACTCTATAGTCCATGCCACAGTAACAATGTTGCTTGAGCCACAGTGTAGCTAGAGTTCCCTCTCCGTTCTAAAGCGAAGGACGAATAAGAATCTGCGACTTATTTTCATACCAAAGATGCTAAAAGGAGACATTAATGTCTTTCGAGTTAGCATCACAACTGCTAACAGGGACTAATCTATGCAAGTTTTATGGCCTTTCTCTTCACCATTCCTATCAGCATCGTGACTGCCACAACAGACCAGGTTACTCGATTGTAAGTTTGCTCCCTTTTAAATCCTATTTGGAGCTAGAAATGAATAAGTTTTGAAATTCTTCAGCTCTATCATGTCTAATTTAGCATgcctaaaaaacatattattctaAAAGTATAAATTTATCTCAAACACTTTATGAAAGCTACCATTATAACCACATCATAGATAATtatgaatattaaattattgaataaaattgataaatttaaatttaacaagcctaaaaaatctttaaagatTCAAAAACTCACAGTCTTAGATAATATGTCTAGACCCAATTGCCCAcgagttcaatttttttaaaaaactcaatgtCATAGGCTCAATATAGAAAAAGAGTTGAGCCCTCATGAGCTTAACTCAATAGATGAGCCCAACCTATGAAAAAAGACCATTCCTTTTAGGCCTTGCCATAAGGGAATAGCCCACCATCATGAACTATTCCTAATAGGCAAAGCCAATTATGTTAGGCTTTCCTCCACGAGGGCTATAGGTTTTGTCATGAGAAATAGCCCATCGTCATGGGCTCAGGCTTGGAGAAGAGCCCACCATCATGGGCTTAACCTAGGAGAAGAGTCAAGATCTCAtgtaatcaaatatattttggatCATATCTTTTCTACGTTTTTAAGTGTATAAAAAACCTTCTAATGACATATCATATTTTCACCGTATTAATATTTGTGTGAGgaatatttatctctcatgAATGGTTCTATAAACGATATTTATTTCTCATTGATACTCTTATAGCAAGATTTAACTCTAGCTCATCCTCTCTATAGaagattttaaaatgtaattgggGTGGATAATATATCACCCGCAAccaatatattttgaaaaaaatatgttttttttatcttaacagCCAACATGTTGCCTGGAATTCACTAGATTTCAACCATTGTGGTGGTCAGAGAAATAAGGTATATgtcttttttatctattttcaaCTTTGTTTCGACTTAAAACACCTAGAAAAGAGTATAAACACATTTACAAACtcataaatgatattttaaaaacctCTAGAAAACCCAAAATCCTCCCAaacttagattttgtttttcaggtcatttcaaggttaaaaaacacttaaatgaAAATTCCTTCACTAAATGGAAGCCTTTAAATCCAAGATCAATTATTTTGGTGGCAGAAGTCAGtgaaaacatcaattttatctctttatGGTCGGATTTCGatgattttttctcttatcTCTCAAACCATgggctaattaattaacaaaaataaacttttataccAAATTGGATTGAAAACATATTGAGGGattgaatttatataaattgtaaagtttgaggactaaagTAAATGTTTTGTGTGAACTTTGAAACCATGGCCTTGTAGTGGTTTTTCTACTTTAATCCCATGTCTTTGAATTTTGGTTTTAGTATGtaaatttgattcaattatCCTTGAGTTTGGTCCAAAAATGATGGaatcacacaaaataaattaaggataaaattaaaaaaaatacaaaatagctAAAGCATGTGTTTTTTGTATCTATTGAGTAAAAACAAGTTGTAATTACACAGCAGtatttgaaaagatatttttaggACGCCCTAaagtatttaaacaaaatatctatattaaatatgaaagagtgaatatataataatttgtgaacagtgaaatgatcttatttttttagatttctagtaataataataataatatcgaagatgattaaacaaaaacaacaagaagaagaaaacacttttttcaCGCATGAGTTATCCCTTGATCATTTAAGCTGTGTGCAAAGTGCATAAAGGCGACTCGCAGTAAACATCCCACGATCTCAATTCCCAAACAAAAAAGATACCACCAGTTGAAtggaaaacacaaaaacaaaagcaagctCAGAGCATCATTTATTACCGCTATAGTTGATGCCGTAAACGTGGACAAACCATATTAAAATCTGTATATATTTTGAGGGTAAAACAGAATAAAGAAACAAGGAAGAGTGTGCATGTGATCCAATAAGAAGATGCCACGCTCTCCACAAGCTGACATCATTTTCACTAATCGTAGCATACTAGTATCCCGTAGATCACCCACCCTACCGGGTCATGCCTTGCACACCTACCGGAGCCGATGGAGCCACGGTGCCACTTGGTCCCTGCAAACTCTCTTGCCAACCTGATAATTTCCAATAAAAAGATAGACggagttaatttataatttcgcTATCCCAGTTGTGCAATTGACCAAGGAATGTAAGAGTGAAATACATACCACTAGCCATGTCGAATCCACGGTGCTCGAGCTCACGGTACTCTTGGCACAGGGCGCAAGACTGACAGCAGCAGTGAACCAAACAGTCATTGCAAGGACTCTCCTCTAACATGTATTGCGTCCTTAATTTGGACCGGTAGAGGCATGAGTACAGGCAGCTGCAACCAGTGAAGCACATAAGCAATCCAAAAATTGCTCCACTCACAGCACAAGCTGCAAAAAACCAAAGAATTCTTTCATAAAAATCACgaataattatatagaaaaaaaaaagtaacatccAAAATCAACTAGACACGCGACAATTGATTGATTGCTAGCAAATTATCAGCAATTAACAATAAAGCCTATGAACCGCTATATTATTTACTTACATGTTGTTCCTTTATCTGTAATCTCAGCAATCCGTCCAAAAGTGATACATGGACACCAACACGTGAGGCAACCTGCAATTAATAGGAACAggttaaatataataatatagctAAAGATTTATAGCCCATGTTCTATTTGTACACGTGGCCAGAACGAAACTAAAAAGCTATCTCGCCTGTTCATGAGAACTTGTACTTACAACCAGGGACATCGGAACAGCAATCAAAGAGGCCAGAGGACCAAGGAGCCTGCTGTCCAAGCTGCCGCTGTTGATGATGACGGGGATGCTGCGGATTCTCATTGATATAGTGGCTTGCATGTCCCCCTGGGATGCCGGTCGCGGGGGGTGGGTATGCAGGCTGTGGCTTTGTGTCTATTTCAAGGGCTGATGCACCTGTCTTTGATGGATCCATGGCTGTGGTTTATCTGGAGCTAGATATTATGAATCGATCAAAAACTATTCTGGGAATTGAAAAATGATCAAAGGTATAAAGTTTGAGATATATATTATGTTCGTGGTTTGGTATGGTGTTAGACAGTATAACTTTATAGGAAGCACTCATATAATTAACATGCGCAAATTAGACTTGGTCTTAGTTGTGGACGAGACTTTCTTTTCACTTTAGAGGCTGCTTGAAGtgctttttaaaaactttttgaaaaaattaaattttttttttttgaattaatatgtttttgatgtttttaaattattttaatgtgctaatctcaaa is part of the Populus alba chromosome 10, ASM523922v2, whole genome shotgun sequence genome and encodes:
- the LOC118046414 gene encoding protein PLANT CADMIUM RESISTANCE 2, coding for MDPSKTGASALEIDTKPQPAYPPPATGIPGGHASHYINENPQHPRHHQQRQLGQQAPWSSGLFDCCSDVPGCCLTCWCPCITFGRIAEITDKGTTSCAVSGAIFGLLMCFTGCSCLYSCLYRSKLRTQYMLEESPCNDCLVHCCCQSCALCQEYRELEHRGFDMASGWQESLQGPSGTVAPSAPVGVQGMTR